A section of the Carya illinoinensis cultivar Pawnee chromosome 12, C.illinoinensisPawnee_v1, whole genome shotgun sequence genome encodes:
- the LOC122290371 gene encoding (+)-cis,trans-nepetalactol synthase NEPS2-like, translating to MAESMLYKKKLEGKVAIVTGGASGIGEATAHVFAKHGSRMVVIADVQKEVGQQVAKSIGLNHSAYIHCDVTDEEQVKAVVEWTVKNYGQLDIMFSNAGIFSRSDQTVLDLDLSALDHLFAINVRGTAACVKHSARAMVERGVRGTIVCTASIAASRGAFQKTNYFMSKHAVLEPVRSASRQLREHGVRVNCVSPVVVASPMSYSAFGMDAKQLHEAFEPRSSLKGVALKAEHVADAVLFLASDDSGFVNGHDLLVDGGWLDTNTTVWR from the coding sequence ATGGCGGAATCCATGTTGTATAAGAAGAAATTAGAAGGCAAAGTGGCCATAGTCACAGGCGGTGCTAGTGGCATCGGGGAGGCGACCGCACATGTTTTTGCCAAGCATGGTTCACGTATGGTGGTGATTGCTGATGTCCAAAAAGAAGTAGGCCAGCAGGTGGCCAAATCCATTGGCTTGAACCATTCCGCATACATCCATTGTGATGTTACTGATGAAGAGCAGGTCAAAGCCGTGGTAGAATGGACGGTCAAGAACTATGGGCAGCTTGACATCATGTTTAGTAATGCAGGGATTTTTAGTAGGTCGGATCAGACCGTACTTGACCTGGACTTATCGGCCCTTGACCATCTATTTGCGATCAATGTGCGCGGCACGGCCGCATGTGTAAAGCATTCAGCACGTGCTATGGTTGAAAGGGGTGTGAGGGGGACCATCGTGTGCACCGCAAGTATAGCAGCAAGCCGAGGTGCATTCCAAAAAACCAATTACTTTATGTCAAAGCACGCAGTGCTTGAGCCTGTTCGATCCGCAAGCAGGCAGCTAAGGGAGCATGGTGTTCGGGTGAACTGTGTATCACCCGTTGTAGTTGCAAGTCCAATGTCATACAGTGCATTTGGAATGGATGCAAAGCAGTTGCATGAGGCATTTGAGCCGCGTTCAAGCTTAAAAGGTGTTGCACTGAAAGCGGAACATGTGGCGGATGCTGTACTCTTTCTTGCGTCTGATGATTCTGGATTTGTCAATGGGCATGACCTATTGGTTGATGGGGGCTGGCTTGACACTAATACTACCGTCTGGAGATGA
- the LOC122289274 gene encoding uncharacterized protein LOC122289274: MCIPKKTNHTIKVVKNDRGECAREHESICSLFQSFYQDLFQSSHPKGIEEALQDMEPMVTLEMNRNFLVECTFEEVKSAVFEMQPLSSPCPDGFSVGFYQDNWTIVGDKVFSAVKDFFSTRSGIGEVNDTYIVLIPKKKCPDLVIEYRMRSKKEGYMALKLDMSKAYDKIEWPFLEAALRKMGFAEAWTKLIMECAEEKGLVTGFPFARGSLLQEHQCIQKETILTAAQVKEAKAFEKYLGLPSYVGRHKLAAFRPILDSIRNRIQNWKVKFISQVGKEVLLKSIVQAIPTYCMSIFKLPKVILKTINKLMQHFWWGSREDKVKTQWIPWKKLGQTKSVRGLGYRDFNHFNIALLAKQGWRLIQQPHSLAARVLKAKYFSRTDFMSGKLGSNASYLWKSFMEAKQVLEEGLFWRIGNGDSIYIGRDKWIHQPTSYRVQSPLSDRHSRWQVSELIDKQEKTWIRSILREVFLEREATVISKIPISLSRSPDQLI, translated from the exons ATGTGCATCCCAAAGAAGACAAACCATACCATaaaagtggtgaagaatgatAGAGGGGAATGTGCCAGGGAACATGAAAGCATATGCTCACTCTTCCAAAGCTTCTACCAGGacctcttccaatcttctcaccCGAAAGGCATTGAAGAGGCACTTCAAGATATGGAGCCAATGGTGACACTAGAGATGAACAGAAATTTTCTAGTGGAATGCACTTTTGAGGAAGTTAAAAGTGCTGTGTTTGAGATGCAACCCCTGAGCTCCCCATGCCCAGATGGATTCTCTGTTGGATTCTATCAAGACAACTGGACTATAGTAGGAGACAAGGTGTTCTCAGCAGTGAAGGATTTTTTCTCAACCAGGTCAGGAATAGGAGAGGTAAATGATACTTACATTGTTTTAATTCCCAAGAAGAAGTGTCCTGATTTAGTTATTGAGTACAG GATGAGAAGCAAGAAAGAAGGGTATATGGCCTTGAAactggacatgagcaaggcctatgacaAAATAGAGTGGCCCTTCTTGGAAGCTGCCTTGAGAAAGATGGGATTTGCAGAAGCATGGACTAAGCTTATCATGGAGTGT GCTGAAGAGAAAGGACTAGTAACTGGATTTCCCTTTGCCAGGGGCTCTCTATTG CAAGAACATCAGTGCATTCAGAAAGAAACCATCCTAACTGCAGCTCAAGTGAAGGAAGCAAAGGCTTTTGAGAAATACTTAGGCCTTCCCTCATATGTGGGGAGGCATAAACTAGCAGCCTTCAGGCCCATATTGGACTCTATTAGAAACAGGATCCAGAACTGGAAGGTGAAATTCATATCCCAGGTAGGTAAAGAAGTTCTCCTAAAATCTATTGTCCAAGCCATCCCAACTTACTGCATGAGCATCTTTAAGCTTCCAAAGGTCATTTTAAAGACCATCAACAAGCTAATGCAACACTTCTGGTGGGGAAGTAGAGAAGACAAAGTCAAAACCCAATGGATTCCTTGGAAGAAGCTTGGACAGACAAAAAGTGTAAGGGGGCTGGGGTATAGGGACTTTAATCATTTCAATATAGCTCTCCTAGCAAAGCAGGGATGGAGACTCATACAACAACCCCACTCCCTTGCAGCCAGAGTTCTAAAAGCAAAGTACTTCTCAAGAACAGACTTCATGAGTGGCAAGTTGGGCAGCAATGCCTCATACCTATGGAAGAGTTTTATGGAGGCTAAACAAGTCTTGGAAGAAGGCCTATTCTGGAGAATAGGAAATGGAGACTCAATATACATAGGGAGAGACAAGTGGATACACCAACCCACTTCATATCGGGTTCAGTCCCCTTTAAGTGATAGGCACTCAAGATGGCAAGTGAGTGAACTGATTGATAAGCAAGAGAAGACATGGATCAGGTCCATATTGAGGGAGGTCTTCTTAGAGAGAGAAGCTACTGTCATTAGCAAGATTCCCATAAGCCTGAGCAGGAGCCCAGATCAACTAATCTAG